In the genome of Paenarthrobacter ilicis, the window GGAACGCGTCATCAGGCCCGTTTCAGGCATCCGCAACCTCACCAAAGCGGACCTCAAATACAACGGCGAAACCCCGGACATCGCCGTCGACCCCGAAACGTACAAGGTGACGGTGGACGGCGAGGAAGTCACCTCCCAACCGTCCGACGTGCTCCCCATGGCACAGCGCTACTTCCTCTTTTAGGACTCCCATGATCATCGAAAAAATTCTCGGCAACCTGCACCAGGAGCCCGGCGCGTATGCGGGCCACCACAAGGAAAAAGTGGTGCTCCCCAGCTCCCTCCTGGTCAAGCGAATCCAGCGCGTCACCACCGATCACGGCAAGGAACTGGGTATCCGGCTTCCCAGCGGTTCCGGGGACCTCCGCGACGGCGACATCCTTGCCGTCACTGACACCAACCTCATCATCGTTTCCGTGCTGCCCACGGACGTCCTGGTGATCGCGCCCCGCAGCATCCACGAGATGGGAGTGGTGGCACACTCGCTGGGCAACCGGCACCTGCAGGCGCAGTTCTTCGACGCTGCCTCGGAGTACGGGGCCCAGGTCATGGTGTGCCAGTACGACCATACGGTGGAAGATTTCCTCAAAGGCGTGGGCGTTCCCTATGACAGGCAAGAGCGGGTCATGCCGGTGCCGTTCCGCCATGCCGAACACTCGCACTGATGACCAGCCGGGCCCGCATTATCAGCTGGCACGGCCTTATCAGCTGGCACTGCAGCAACTGACCGACTCGGCACTGCCCACCGGCGCTTTTGCCCATTCCCTGGGGTTCGAGAGCTACATCCAGCGTGAACTGGTGCATGACCAGGACAGCTTCGCCACGTGGCTCCACGCATTTGTGGGGCAGCAACTGACGTATTCCGACGGGCTGGCCTTTCGCTTTCTTTACGACGGCACGGACATCGGCTTGCTGGACTCCCTGCTGTCCGGGCAGTTGCTGGCCCGGCAGGTCCGGGAGGCCTCCGTGAAAATGGGCGGAAGACTCCTGGAGATTGGTGCGGAGGTATTTCCCTCCCGCGCATTGGCTGCCTACCGGGGACTGGTCCTTGAAGGCACGGCCGCAGGTCATCAACCGTTGGCCTTTGGTGTCATAGCGCGCTCACTGGGAGTGCCGTTCGAAGAAGCACTGACCGCCTACCTGTTTGCGACCGTCACCTCCCTCACACAGAACGCAGTGCGCGCCATCCCGCTGGGGCAGAACGCCGGGCAGCGGGTACTTCGCCAGGCGCACGACGCCGTTGCTGCCGCCGTCGCGGATATAGCACAGCTGTGTTGGGACGACTTCGGGGCAGTGAGCCCCGGACTGGAAATTTCACAAATGCGGCACGAACGCCAACGTGCCCGGATGTTCATGAGCTAACGATTGCAAAGGACAAGTAACATGTCAGAACCCATCAAGATCGGCGTGGGCGGCCCCGTCGGAGCAGGCAAAACCCAGCTGGTGGAACGCATCACCCGGCACATGAGCGGCGATATCTCCATGGCCGCCATCACCAACGACATCTACACCATTGAGGACGCCAAAATCCTGGCCGCCAACGGGATCCTCCCGGAGGACAGGATCATCGGCGTGGAAACCGGGGGCTGCCCCCACACCGCCATCCGCGAAGACACCTCCATGAACACCGCTGCGATCGAGGAACTCAAGGCCCGGCACCCCGATCTCCAAGTGATCTTTGTGGAGTCCGGGGGTGACAATCTGTCCGCAACCTTCAGCCCCGAGCTGGTGGACTTCTCCATCTACATCATTGATGTGGCCCAGGGCGAGAAGATCCCGCGGAAGGCCGGGCAGGGGATGATCAAATCCGATCTCTTCATCATCAACAAAACGGACCTGGCACCGCACGTGGGCGCGGATCTGAGCATCATGGAGCGCGACTCCAAGGAGTTCCGCGGCAACAAGCCCTTCTGCTTCACCAACCTGAAAACCGACGACGGGCTGGACGCCGTCCTGGACTGGATCCGGCGGGATGTCCTGATGCTTGATCTGGCCCAGTGAGTACCGCCACCGAAGCTCCACCCCGGGGCCGGTTGGAACTGGGCGTCAGCGTACGCAGCGAACGGTCCGTGGCCACGCGGCAGTTCCACGAAGGCGCCCTGCGGGTTTTGAGGCCGCATTACCTGGATGCTTCCGGCCAGGTTTGCTATGTCATGGTCAACCCGGGTGGAGCCTACCTTGGCGCCGACCTGTTCCTGATTGATGTGGAGGTGGAGGACGGCGCTGACCTGCTGCTCACCACACAGTCCGCCACCAAGGTGTACAGGACACCGGATTCCTTTGCAGAGCAGCGGATGAACATTGCCCTGGGGGCGGGTTCCCGCTTGGAGCTGGTTCCGGATCAGTTGATCGCGTACCGGGAGGCCAGCTACCGGCAGACGACGCACATCAGCCTCCACCCGACGTCGAGCCTTGTCATGGCGGAAGTGGTGACGCCGGGCTGGTCGCCGGACGGCGCGTCCTTCAAGTACCGGGAGGTGCGGTTGCGGAACGAGATCCACGTGCGCGGCGACGCGTCCCGTCCCAGTGGCCTGTTGGCACTGGACAATCTCCTGATCCGTCCTCCGCTGAACGATGTCTCCGGAATGGGCTTCATGGAGGGCTTCAGCCACCTGGGTTCCCTGGTGGTGGTGGACCCCAGGGTGAACCAGGACCTGGCGGACCAGCTGGACCAGGTGACCCGCGGCTTCGACGCCCACACGGGCGTTTCTTTAACGGCACCCCTTGCCGGAACCACCGGGCTTGTGCTGCGATCGTTGTCCAACAGCACTGTGGAGCTCCACTTGTTGCTGGGCGACTGCACCAGCCTCCTAAGGGAACGCTGGTATGGCCAGGGGCCCATAAACCTGAGGAAGTATTGATGACTGCGCTGACCGATTTCGCCGCCATGTACCGGGAACGGGAGAAACTGTCCCTGCGGACCCGGCTGCTTTTCACGTTCGGTGCCGTGGCCGCCTTGCATGTGGCCGCCGTCGGGCTGTTGCTGGCAGGGTCCGCTGGTTCCGCGCAACCGCTGGCCTTGGGGCTGGTCATCACGGCGTATGTGGCCGGCATCAAGCACAGCTACGACTGGGACCACATTGCTGCGATCGACAACTCCACGCGGAAATTCGTGGCCCAGCACAAGGACCCCGTGAGCGTGGGTTTCGCGTTCAGCCTGGGACACAGCTCGGTGGTGATCCTGGCGGGGTTCCTGGTGGTGGCCGGCGCAACCCTGGTGGGCCAGTTCATGGAGGACGGAACCACCGGCAACACGGTGCTGGGCCTGATCGGGAGCGGTGTATCAGGGCTGTTCCTGTTGGCCATGGGCCTGTTCAACGGCTCGGCATTCCTGCGCGCCACCAAGGTGTACCGCGACGTCCGCGCCGGCGGTGAGGTCCGCCCCGAGGATTTGGAAGCCAAGGGGTTCGTGGCACGCTTGCTGGCCAAGCCCCTGTCCAGGGTGGAAAGGCCGCGGAACATCTATGTGATTGGCTTCCTGTTCGGGCTGGGGTTCGATACCGCCACCACCATCGGGCTGCTGGTTATTACGACGACGGCGTCACTCGCCGGAGTCTCTCCGCTGGCCCTCATGGCCCTCCCGCTCGCGTTCACGGCCGCCATGACCCTGTGCGATTCCGCGAACGGAGTGGCCATGATGAAGATGTATAAATCAGCCATCCACAACCCCCAACGCAAGCTGGGGTTCAATGCGGTAATCACCGGTATCTCAGCGGTCTCGGCCCTCTTCATCGCGGTGATTACGCTGGGTGGCTTCCTCAACACAGCGTTCGGGCTGCAGGATCCGCTGACCCTCTGGCTGGGCGGCATCGACCTGGGCGATGCCGGCCTGATCCTGGTGGGACTCTTCGTGGTGGTGTGGGCCGTATCAGCCGTGCGCAGCCACGGGGCAGCCCGCGCGGCCGGCAACAGGGCCTAGGAAACAGCCACCGCGTTCAGCAACTGGTACGTGTCCACGCCGCGGTCCGGGGTGTCCAGGATGTTGGTCAAGAACACCACGCAGCGATCCTGTTCGGGCAGCATCCACCATTCCGTGCCGGACCAGCCGGGATGTCCGTACACTTCCTGTGCCAGGAGGCCGGAGGTATCGGCGGGCATCTGGAATCCCAGCCCAGTGTGCCGCAAGGGCTCCGGCCGGGTGGTGATGTGGGAAACCCCGGTGGTCCTGGGCCTGCGCATGGCTGCCAGGGTGGCGGGGTGGACAGCTTTGCCGGAGTCCCTCAGCAGTTCGGTGCCCAGTGCCAGCAGATCCGCAGCCCGGCCGAACAGGCCTGCCCCAGGGTGCTTCTGCGCAAACATCGCCGGCGCATCCAGGCCCGCATCGTCAGTTCCGCGGACGGTGTGCGCATTGCAGCCGGTGCTGAACGTCAGCCCGTCCGCGCCGGTGTCACGGGCAAGTGCCAGGAGTTGCTCTTCGAATCCGCGCCCGTCTGCCCATTCGGCCATGGCCGCGGCGCCTTCAAAGCCAATGTTGCAGTACTGCGCCAGGGAGCCCGCGAAAAAGGCCTGCTCCGCTGAGGTGAGGGCCGCGCGCAGGGGAGTTCCGGCGTCGAGCGCTGGATCGGCGATCCCGGAGCGGTGGCTGAGCAGGTGCTCCAGCGTCACGGTATCCGTCCGGCCGGCGCCGAATTCCGGGAGGGCCTCCGAAAGCTGCGTGCCCAAGGACAGCTTTCCCAGCTCCACCTGGCGCATCACGGTCAGGGCAGTGATGGGCTTGGATACCGAGAACAGCGCAAAGAAATCGTCTGCGGCGGCATTCCGGCCGGCGTCGGCCCCGAACGCTGCCACGTCCTCCATCCCCTTGCTGGATGAGATCCCCAGTACTGCAACCGGCACGCGACCTTCGTCTACCTGCCTGCGTGCCCATTCCATGGACGGTCCCGTAGTCACCATGGTTCGAAACTATCGCAGGGATCACAGAATTATCTTGAGGCCGCGTGTAACCGGTGCGCCCGGGCCGGAAACTATACAAGTATCCTGCAGGTCCGGGTTCTATATTCAGGGGGAAAAATCGTGCTTTCCGAGCGCGAATTGGCATTCATTGCCATTCACAAAGACAGCTATCCAGCCGTTTACAGATTCGTCTGCCGACGCGTCGAATCGGCTGATGTGGCGGAAGAGATCGCTGGAGACGTCTTCCGTGTGGTGTGGCAGAAGTGGGATGACAACAACCACCCCGACATTGCCTTTTTGCTCACTGTGGCCCGGAACCTGGTGGGGAACGCGTACAGGAGCCGCGACCGGCGGCAGGCCTTGCAGGAAAAACTGCGGTCGACGGCGGTGGACCGCTTTGGCGGTGACTCGGAGATCGTGGCGGTACAGGAAGCAATGGACCGTCTCCGTGAGCAGGATCGCGACATTTTGCAGTTGGCGTACTGGGATGGGCTGGGGATAGCCGAGATCGCCGCAGTGCTGCACTGCAAGGAGTCCGCGGCGAAGGTGCGCCTGCACCGGGCCCGTGCTGCCTTCCGGAAGCAACTGCCTGCAGGGGCGCAACCGACAACAGAGAAGATGGGGGTCTGAAGACAATGGATCCGATCAAGAACCAGATTTCAGCGATTGACCCGCTCACTATCGATCCAGTGACGGAACCAAACGGGGAAGAGGCCCTGCATAAAATTCTGTCCGGCAGCACCGTGTTCAGCGACAGCCGATCCTTGGCCGGAGTGACGTCACTGGAAACCCGGCGCCGCAGGAAGGCCCGGATTGCGGGCGGACTCCTGCTGGGCGCCGCCGCAGTAACGGCCGGGGTGCTGGTAGCCAGCAACTTCGGCACGGTCAGCTCCACTCCGGCACCGGCAACCACGGTCACGGAAGCAACGCCCACGCCGAGTGCTTCGGCCACAGCGACACCAACAGCCACGCCTTCGGCCACCCCCACGGCGACGCCCACTCCGAGTGCCACCCCTACGGCGACGCCCACTCCCACGTCAACGCCCACCCCGAGTGCAACCACCGCGGCGCCCCCGGTGCAGGCTCCCACCCTGAAGACCTTCACCTTCCCGGACGGGCACCTGTCCTTCACCTACCCGGCCGGCTGGACCGTGACCACGGAGCAGGGGGGTTACATCTCCGAGGCAACGAAGGCCGGCTCTGTTGGTGCGACCATTTTTGATGCCTCAGGAAGCAAGGTGGCCATCATCAACAGCGGAATGTACGGCGACGGCGCCGGAGGTTTGGTGAAGCGAACGGTGTTGGACAGTGCTCCGATCCCGGGCCTCGCCAGCACCAGCAGGGGTCCGGCCTACTTTGCCTTCCTGGCCGATGCCGGTGTGGCGACATCCCCTCAGGGGGAGGTCATTCCGCGTCCGGCGTCCGATGCTGATTTGTACTACTCCATGGACCTCAGGCCTGCGGAGGAACTGAAGAATGAGCAGATGCCATCCGGCAGCAACCAGATGGGAATGCCCAACGGGACTATGAACGCCTACGTGGTCCTGGACCATACAAAGGGTGCGGCCTTCGCCTCCCAAGCAGCTGCCAAGGCCTGGATGGGCACCACCCAATATGCCCAGCTCAAGGCGATGCTGCTCAGCCTCAGCTACAAGTAGAAAGTGCCGTTTGGGCAAATGCACGGATGGCTGCGAAAAGGTTATGCAACAGTCCATAACGATGCTCCGGGGACTTGAATATGGTTGAAGAGATCTGCTTCACACCAGCTATTCCAAGGACGAGATTCAACGATGAAGAGCATCGCCCTCCTGCGCGAACGTGCCACCCGCGTTATGCCCACCGGTTCCCACTGCCCGGCGTCGGGTCTGTGGAGCCCGGACGCCCAGCCGGACGTTGTCCAGGTCTTTACGGAAGGCAGTGTCCTGCCCGCATTCGACGGCATGCCCACGGTGTGGCGTCGGCGCAGCGCGGCTGTTGTCCCAGCATGACCAGCACCATCCTCAACCGGCCCGCAGGCTACCGGCACGTCCCGGCCCGTGATTGGGCAGAACTCAGCAGCGGCGATCCTGTGTGGTTCTACGACGTGTCCTGGGGCGTGGGAACGGGCCGTGTTGATGACGTCTCCCAGTACCAGGAACTGCTCTGGATCATGCTGGAACCCACTGGCCGCAAACTGATCTGCGGAACGGACGATGTTGAGGTCTGGGCCGCCTGAAAAGCTCGCCGGGATGGCAGGTAATGACAATTTCTGAGCGGATGATTGTCATTGACTGCCATCCCGGTGTCAGTTAAACCGGTATGAGCATGCTGGGCGAGCCAGTCTCCACGCGGCTCACCGGCCCGTCCGGCAGGCCCGTCTCCTTGTCCAGCCTGAAACTTACGACGTCGTCCGAGCCTTCGTTGGCCACGTACAGCCAGCCCTCGAGGACCAAGTGGTGGCGCGGCCACTCGCCCCCGCACGGAACGTCCGCCAGCGGCTCGAGCCCGGTGCCGTCGTCGAGGACTTTCAGGACGCAGATGCGGTTGGTTCCCCGCACGCCCACGTACGCAAAGCGGCCATCAGGGGACAAGGCAATTTCCGCTCCGGAATCGCCCTCCTTGGCGCCGTTGATGCTGGCAGGGACCATGGCCGTGAGCTCATAGGTGCCGTCCGGCTGCATGCGGACCGAAGCGACCTCCACGGAGTATTCCGTGTCCACAAACACCGTTCCGCTGTGGTGGCGGGCCATGTGCCGCGGGCCGGAATCCTTGGGCAGGATCACCTGGTGCTGGATCTGCAGGCCCTCACCCGGCACGTACTTCCAGACCCGCACAAGATCATGGCCCAGGTCCGTGGTCATCACCCGGCCATCGGGGAGGACCAGGCTGGAATGCGCGCGGCTGGGCCGGTCCGCGTCCACCGGTGCCGTGGAGTGGGGATCGACGGCGGCTTCCGCGCTGAAGCGCGAGGTGATGGCGCCATCGTGGTCCAGCTGGTACAGGATGACCTGACCGTCGCCCCAGCAGGTTGCCACGATGAATCTGCCATGCGGGTCGGCAGCCACGTGGCAGGTGGCCTCGCCCGCGGTCCAGGGTTCACCGAAGGCCTCCAGCTCCGCAGTGCCGGTGCGGCGATAGGCGCGGACGGTCTTGCCCTCCTCCGCTACGGCGTACACCACCGGGAGGGTGGGGTGAAGAGCGAGGAACGACGGCGAGTTGGCAGCAACCGCCACGCCAACCGACGTCAATTGTCCCTCCTGATCGGCAGAGAGCGCAGTAATGCCCTTGCCGTTGCCGTCCCTGTCAGCGGTGTAGGAACCGGCCCAGATCAGGGTGTCATGCGTCTCCATGGTCAGTGCCCCTGTACGTCCGAGTCCACACCGGCGTCAGGTCCGGCGTCGAGAGTTTGCAGCTTGGTGAGGTCTTCCTGGTCCAGTTCAAAATCAAACACCGCCAGGTTTTCCTGCATGCGCTGCGGGTTGGCGGTCTTGGGGATGGCAACCAGGCCCTGCTGGACATGCCACCTCAGCACCACCTGACCCGGCGTCTTCCCGTGCTTTGCGCCGATGCCGGCCAACACGGGTGCATTCAACAGATCGCTGCCGGCGCCCAGCGGGCTGTAGGACTCGGTGATGATGCCGTGCCGTTCGTTGAAGGTCCTGGACGCGGGCCGCGGAATGGAAGGGCTGACCTGGATCTGGTTTACCGCGGGAACCACGGACGTTTCGCGAAACAGGTGGTCCAGATGGGCGGGCTTGAAGTTGGACACCCCAATGGAGCGCACCCTGCCTGAGGCCTGCAGTTCCTGGAAGGTTTCCCAGGTGGACACGAACTCGCCACGGCGCGGCAGGGGCCAGTGAATCAGCAGGAGGTCAACGTACTCCAGGCCAAGGCGCTCCAGTGAACCCTCCAGCCCGGCCACTGCTTTGCCTGAGCCTTGGAACTCCCCATCCAGCTTGGTGGTGATGAAGAGTTCCCCGCGGCTCACCCCTGCGGAACGGATGCCGTTGCCAACCCCCTTCTCATTGCCGTACTTCACAGCGGTGTCTATGTGCCGGTAGCCGTGGGCAACAGCCTCAACAACGGCATCTGCAACCTGGGCATCGTTCAAAGGCCACGTCCCCAACCCCAGTTGGGGGATCTT includes:
- the ureE gene encoding urease accessory protein UreE, whose product is MIIEKILGNLHQEPGAYAGHHKEKVVLPSSLLVKRIQRVTTDHGKELGIRLPSGSGDLRDGDILAVTDTNLIIVSVLPTDVLVIAPRSIHEMGVVAHSLGNRHLQAQFFDAASEYGAQVMVCQYDHTVEDFLKGVGVPYDRQERVMPVPFRHAEHSH
- a CDS encoding aldo/keto reductase → MTLAPLIELNDGHKIPQLGLGTWPLNDAQVADAVVEAVAHGYRHIDTAVKYGNEKGVGNGIRSAGVSRGELFITTKLDGEFQGSGKAVAGLEGSLERLGLEYVDLLLIHWPLPRRGEFVSTWETFQELQASGRVRSIGVSNFKPAHLDHLFRETSVVPAVNQIQVSPSIPRPASRTFNERHGIITESYSPLGAGSDLLNAPVLAGIGAKHGKTPGQVVLRWHVQQGLVAIPKTANPQRMQENLAVFDFELDQEDLTKLQTLDAGPDAGVDSDVQGH
- a CDS encoding HoxN/HupN/NixA family nickel/cobalt transporter, with translation MTALTDFAAMYREREKLSLRTRLLFTFGAVAALHVAAVGLLLAGSAGSAQPLALGLVITAYVAGIKHSYDWDHIAAIDNSTRKFVAQHKDPVSVGFAFSLGHSSVVILAGFLVVAGATLVGQFMEDGTTGNTVLGLIGSGVSGLFLLAMGLFNGSAFLRATKVYRDVRAGGEVRPEDLEAKGFVARLLAKPLSRVERPRNIYVIGFLFGLGFDTATTIGLLVITTTASLAGVSPLALMALPLAFTAAMTLCDSANGVAMMKMYKSAIHNPQRKLGFNAVITGISAVSALFIAVITLGGFLNTAFGLQDPLTLWLGGIDLGDAGLILVGLFVVVWAVSAVRSHGAARAAGNRA
- a CDS encoding lactonase family protein; protein product: METHDTLIWAGSYTADRDGNGKGITALSADQEGQLTSVGVAVAANSPSFLALHPTLPVVYAVAEEGKTVRAYRRTGTAELEAFGEPWTAGEATCHVAADPHGRFIVATCWGDGQVILYQLDHDGAITSRFSAEAAVDPHSTAPVDADRPSRAHSSLVLPDGRVMTTDLGHDLVRVWKYVPGEGLQIQHQVILPKDSGPRHMARHHSGTVFVDTEYSVEVASVRMQPDGTYELTAMVPASINGAKEGDSGAEIALSPDGRFAYVGVRGTNRICVLKVLDDGTGLEPLADVPCGGEWPRHHLVLEGWLYVANEGSDDVVSFRLDKETGLPDGPVSRVETGSPSMLIPV
- a CDS encoding RNA polymerase sigma factor, whose translation is MLSERELAFIAIHKDSYPAVYRFVCRRVESADVAEEIAGDVFRVVWQKWDDNNHPDIAFLLTVARNLVGNAYRSRDRRQALQEKLRSTAVDRFGGDSEIVAVQEAMDRLREQDRDILQLAYWDGLGIAEIAAVLHCKESAAKVRLHRARAAFRKQLPAGAQPTTEKMGV
- the ureG gene encoding urease accessory protein UreG, encoding MSEPIKIGVGGPVGAGKTQLVERITRHMSGDISMAAITNDIYTIEDAKILAANGILPEDRIIGVETGGCPHTAIREDTSMNTAAIEELKARHPDLQVIFVESGGDNLSATFSPELVDFSIYIIDVAQGEKIPRKAGQGMIKSDLFIINKTDLAPHVGADLSIMERDSKEFRGNKPFCFTNLKTDDGLDAVLDWIRRDVLMLDLAQ
- a CDS encoding urease accessory protein UreF — its product is MPNTRTDDQPGPHYQLARPYQLALQQLTDSALPTGAFAHSLGFESYIQRELVHDQDSFATWLHAFVGQQLTYSDGLAFRFLYDGTDIGLLDSLLSGQLLARQVREASVKMGGRLLEIGAEVFPSRALAAYRGLVLEGTAAGHQPLAFGVIARSLGVPFEEALTAYLFATVTSLTQNAVRAIPLGQNAGQRVLRQAHDAVAAAVADIAQLCWDDFGAVSPGLEISQMRHERQRARMFMS
- a CDS encoding serine hydrolase domain-containing protein, whose translation is MVTTGPSMEWARRQVDEGRVPVAVLGISSSKGMEDVAAFGADAGRNAAADDFFALFSVSKPITALTVMRQVELGKLSLGTQLSEALPEFGAGRTDTVTLEHLLSHRSGIADPALDAGTPLRAALTSAEQAFFAGSLAQYCNIGFEGAAAMAEWADGRGFEEQLLALARDTGADGLTFSTGCNAHTVRGTDDAGLDAPAMFAQKHPGAGLFGRAADLLALGTELLRDSGKAVHPATLAAMRRPRTTGVSHITTRPEPLRHTGLGFQMPADTSGLLAQEVYGHPGWSGTEWWMLPEQDRCVVFLTNILDTPDRGVDTYQLLNAVAVS
- a CDS encoding urease accessory protein UreD, which gives rise to MSTATEAPPRGRLELGVSVRSERSVATRQFHEGALRVLRPHYLDASGQVCYVMVNPGGAYLGADLFLIDVEVEDGADLLLTTQSATKVYRTPDSFAEQRMNIALGAGSRLELVPDQLIAYREASYRQTTHISLHPTSSLVMAEVVTPGWSPDGASFKYREVRLRNEIHVRGDASRPSGLLALDNLLIRPPLNDVSGMGFMEGFSHLGSLVVVDPRVNQDLADQLDQVTRGFDAHTGVSLTAPLAGTTGLVLRSLSNSTVELHLLLGDCTSLLRERWYGQGPINLRKY